The proteins below are encoded in one region of Macrococcus armenti:
- a CDS encoding antitoxin MazE, whose translation MSQKLEQMLIEGYQSMAEINLSIASEHYILECEVNDNHQTLALDGE comes from the coding sequence ATGAGCCAGAAGCTGGAACAAATGCTTATTGAAGGTTATCAATCTATGGCAGAGATTAATTTATCGATTGCATCAGAGCATTACATCTTAGAATGTGAAGTAAACGATAACCATCAGACATTAGCACTAGATGGTGAATAA
- a CDS encoding SprT family protein produces MDNNELQRLTENISLQHFNKPFLHEALFNNRLSATGGRYILQSHNIEISTKQYEAFGEAAITEIIKHELVHYHLHIEGKGYRHRDRDFKALAKAVGAPRFCSPLPNRTYKYRYICKRCDTVYPRQRRMSTYRYRCKCGGRLKEELTQQQ; encoded by the coding sequence ATGGACAATAACGAACTGCAGCGACTTACTGAGAACATTTCGTTACAGCATTTCAATAAACCGTTTCTGCATGAGGCGTTATTTAATAATAGACTGAGCGCAACGGGTGGACGTTATATATTGCAAAGTCATAATATTGAAATCAGTACGAAACAGTATGAAGCATTTGGGGAAGCGGCAATTACTGAAATAATAAAACATGAGCTTGTCCATTATCATCTTCATATAGAAGGAAAGGGATATAGACATCGTGACAGAGACTTTAAAGCTTTAGCAAAAGCAGTTGGTGCACCAAGGTTTTGCAGTCCATTACCGAATCGCACTTATAAATATCGGTATATTTGTAAACGGTGTGATACTGTATACCCGAGACAAAGGCGGATGTCGACGTATCGATATCGCTGTAAATGTGGTGGACGTTTAAAAGAAGAGCTGACGCAACAGCAATGA
- a CDS encoding PH domain-containing protein, which yields MKQMHKSSIKVMRIGALIQAILFAVAIAIFYVVKVYFELPISHIVFIVLCILLLLDIVWYIFIRPALIYRANHYEIGIDEITLCTGIWNKEQLIVPYVTIQNVETEQGPIMKRSDLMSLTVHTAENGLTIPLVHKDEAHELKRFINEKLREMEFLYDQRHRDGHSGYQESNEIH from the coding sequence ATGAAGCAGATGCATAAAAGTAGTATAAAAGTAATGCGCATAGGTGCACTCATTCAGGCTATATTGTTTGCAGTTGCGATTGCGATATTTTATGTGGTTAAAGTATATTTTGAACTTCCGATTTCACATATCGTGTTTATCGTATTATGTATACTGCTGCTACTTGATATTGTATGGTACATTTTTATTAGACCAGCGTTAATATATCGCGCAAATCATTATGAAATTGGGATAGATGAGATCACTTTGTGCACAGGTATCTGGAACAAAGAACAATTGATTGTACCTTACGTAACGATTCAGAACGTTGAAACAGAGCAAGGTCCGATTATGAAACGTTCCGATTTAATGTCATTAACGGTGCACACAGCTGAGAACGGTCTTACAATACCTTTAGTTCATAAAGATGAAGCGCATGAACTAAAGCGTTTTATAAATGAAAAATTAAGAGAAATGGAGTTTTTATATGATCAGAGGCATCGGGACGGACATTCTGGATATCAGGAGAGTAACGAAATACATTAA
- the tsaE gene encoding tRNA (adenosine(37)-N6)-threonylcarbamoyltransferase complex ATPase subunit type 1 TsaE, whose translation MININGIEDTKQLSEKIAKYVVPGTVILLNGDLGAGKTTFSQFFGSALGVTQNITSPTFNIIKSYDGRMPFHHMDCYRLEGAEDDLGFDEYFYGDGVSIVEWPEMIEDFLPESYLTLQIKRVDEMSREVILNAIGAEANKLKEQIENEITAH comes from the coding sequence ATAATAAATATAAATGGAATAGAAGACACGAAGCAGCTCTCAGAGAAAATTGCCAAGTATGTAGTGCCTGGTACGGTCATATTATTAAATGGAGATTTAGGTGCAGGAAAAACAACATTCAGCCAATTTTTCGGAAGCGCATTAGGTGTAACTCAAAATATTACTTCCCCGACGTTCAATATCATTAAGTCATATGATGGACGTATGCCGTTTCATCATATGGATTGTTATAGACTGGAAGGCGCTGAAGATGATTTAGGATTTGATGAATACTTTTATGGTGATGGTGTTTCAATTGTTGAATGGCCAGAAATGATTGAAGATTTCTTGCCGGAAAGTTATTTAACGCTACAAATCAAACGTGTTGATGAAATGAGCCGTGAAGTAATTTTGAATGCGATAGGTGCTGAAGCGAATAAATTAAAGGAGCAGATTGAAAATGAAATTACTGCACATTGA
- the acpS gene encoding holo-ACP synthase, which translates to MIRGIGTDILDIRRVTKYINDDKFLTRILHPDERARIDTFQSDKRKAEYLAGRFCVKEAYAKALGTGIGELRFNEICCLNDAAGKPFVKDDDKAHVSIAHTDDVATAYVIVMM; encoded by the coding sequence ATGATCAGAGGCATCGGGACGGACATTCTGGATATCAGGAGAGTAACGAAATACATTAATGATGATAAGTTTTTGACACGAATTCTTCATCCTGATGAACGTGCACGTATCGATACATTTCAGAGTGATAAGCGAAAGGCTGAATATCTTGCAGGACGTTTTTGTGTGAAAGAAGCATATGCTAAAGCACTTGGGACAGGTATCGGTGAACTGCGTTTTAATGAAATATGCTGTTTAAATGACGCAGCTGGAAAACCATTCGTTAAAGATGATGATAAAGCGCATGTCAGTATTGCACATACAGATGACGTTGCAACGGCATATGTTATTGTAATGATGTAA
- a CDS encoding anti-sigma factor antagonist, whose protein sequence is MNLKIDTVQHETHYEIKVAGELDVATVPELQEVLMPIRQQGTHDIHLHIDEVTYMDSTGLGLFVGTLKELNKNNKELYVLGVNKRIERLFDITGLKDLMHVNQPVEG, encoded by the coding sequence ATGAACTTAAAAATCGATACAGTACAACATGAAACACATTATGAAATTAAAGTAGCGGGCGAACTGGATGTCGCGACTGTTCCGGAATTACAGGAAGTATTAATGCCGATTAGACAACAAGGAACACATGATATTCATTTACATATAGATGAAGTGACGTATATGGATAGTACAGGTTTAGGATTATTTGTAGGAACTTTAAAGGAACTGAATAAAAACAATAAAGAATTATATGTATTAGGTGTAAACAAACGTATTGAAAGATTATTTGACATCACTGGGTTAAAAGATTTAATGCATGTAAACCAACCGGTGGAGGGGTAA
- the sigB gene encoding RNA polymerase sigma factor SigB: MGSSNYNDVTPEEINAWIKLYQDTQDEMAQQELVLHYQKLVESLAYRYSKGQGHHEDLVQVGMVGLLGAINRFDVNFERKFEAFLVPTVIGEIKRYLRDKTWSVHVPRRIKEIGPKIKRATDELTNELGRSPQIIEIANRIEATEEEVLEAMEMGQSYNALSVDHSIEADKDGSTVTLLDVMGNTEEGYDLTEKRMILEKVLPILSDREREIIQCTFLEGLSQKETGEKIGLSQMHVSRLQRTAIKKLRDAVQNS, from the coding sequence ATGGGTAGTAGTAATTATAATGATGTAACGCCAGAAGAAATCAATGCCTGGATTAAGTTATATCAAGATACCCAGGACGAGATGGCGCAGCAGGAGTTAGTGCTGCACTATCAAAAATTAGTTGAATCTTTAGCGTATCGTTATTCTAAAGGTCAAGGTCATCATGAAGACCTTGTACAAGTTGGTATGGTTGGCTTATTAGGTGCAATTAACAGATTTGATGTAAACTTTGAACGAAAGTTCGAAGCGTTTCTTGTACCGACTGTTATCGGTGAGATTAAACGTTATTTACGTGATAAAACGTGGAGTGTCCACGTACCGAGACGTATAAAAGAGATTGGCCCGAAAATTAAGCGCGCTACCGATGAGTTGACGAATGAACTCGGACGTTCTCCGCAAATTATCGAAATTGCTAACCGCATCGAAGCAACTGAAGAAGAAGTGCTGGAAGCAATGGAGATGGGACAAAGTTATAATGCGTTAAGCGTGGATCATTCGATTGAAGCGGATAAAGACGGTTCAACGGTTACGCTTCTTGATGTAATGGGGAACACTGAAGAAGGATATGACCTTACAGAAAAACGTATGATATTAGAAAAAGTACTGCCAATACTTTCTGATAGAGAACGTGAAATCATTCAGTGTACATTCCTTGAAGGCTTAAGTCAGAAAGAAACAGGAGAGAAAATAGGTTTAAGCCAGATGCACGTTTCAAGGTTGCAGCGTACAGCAATTAAAAAGTTACGTGATGCAGTACAAAATAGTTAA
- the tsaD gene encoding tRNA (adenosine(37)-N6)-threonylcarbamoyltransferase complex transferase subunit TsaD encodes MNNEKDITILAIETSCDETAASVVRNGYEVLSNVVNSQIESHKRFGGVVPEVASRHHVENITMVIEEAISEAHLTWEEIDAVAVTEGPGLIGALLVGINAAKALALAHGKPLIPVHHIAGHVYANHIEERLTFPMLALVISGGHTELVLMKGHMDFEVIGETRDDAVGEAYDKVARTIDLPYPGGPHVDRLAAEGEDVLDFPRPIMEGYDFSFSGLKSAVINKLHNLNQKGIAYNKEDVAASFQESVIDVLTEQTFKALLAYEINQLLICGGVAANRGIRARMEQMCEDKGVKLLIPPLNLCTDNAAMIGAAAYYEYRAGKFGAMNLNGLSNINL; translated from the coding sequence ATGAATAATGAGAAGGATATAACAATTTTGGCAATTGAAACGAGTTGTGATGAAACAGCAGCAAGTGTTGTCCGCAATGGATATGAAGTATTAAGTAATGTTGTGAATTCTCAAATTGAATCACATAAACGATTTGGTGGTGTAGTTCCTGAAGTTGCAAGTCGGCACCATGTAGAAAACATTACGATGGTTATTGAAGAAGCAATAAGTGAAGCGCATCTTACATGGGAAGAAATTGATGCAGTGGCAGTTACAGAAGGACCTGGATTAATCGGTGCATTGCTCGTAGGTATTAATGCGGCGAAAGCGTTAGCGCTAGCGCACGGTAAACCACTTATCCCTGTCCATCATATAGCAGGACATGTTTATGCAAATCATATCGAAGAACGATTAACATTCCCGATGCTTGCTCTTGTGATTTCTGGAGGGCACACGGAACTCGTATTAATGAAAGGTCATATGGACTTTGAAGTGATTGGTGAAACACGTGACGATGCGGTAGGAGAGGCGTACGATAAAGTTGCAAGAACAATAGACTTACCTTATCCGGGAGGACCACACGTAGACCGACTCGCAGCAGAAGGTGAAGATGTATTAGACTTTCCTCGTCCGATTATGGAAGGGTACGACTTTAGTTTCAGTGGTCTTAAAAGTGCAGTCATTAATAAGTTGCATAATTTGAATCAAAAAGGTATTGCATATAATAAAGAGGACGTTGCTGCAAGTTTTCAAGAAAGTGTAATAGATGTGTTAACAGAACAGACGTTTAAAGCATTATTAGCATATGAGATTAATCAATTGCTTATATGTGGGGGTGTTGCTGCAAATAGAGGCATTAGAGCACGTATGGAGCAGATGTGTGAAGATAAAGGTGTAAAGCTATTAATACCACCATTGAATTTATGTACTGATAATGCAGCAATGATCGGCGCGGCAGCATATTATGAATATAGAGCTGGTAAATTTGGTGCAATGAACTTAAATGGTCTTTCAAATATTAATTTATAG
- a CDS encoding PP2C family protein-serine/threonine phosphatase has protein sequence MEKIVSRYVDILEHYIQTHDEKDLEPIQALSFEAIELDISPEEIVMLHKDIINEKTYNAVEQQYGMDVLTEMIIGFGFTYRDYKALVKVMEAHDKEMDVAVSLQSTMLKTHIPQLEKIEIGAISVPAHRVNGDYFNLIDHKDGTMSFAVADVIGKGIPAALAMSMIKFGMDSYGHSQLPSDGLKRLNRVVEKNVNQNMFVTMFYGLYEEVNNKFYYASAGHEPGHLYRSKTDTFEELSARGLVLGIHPSTRYDQEEIDIEIGDMVIVFTDGVSEIRKMDGTFINTQELLNLIGKYKDLHPQDIVQIVYEELLKIGDPKKKDDLTILIIKRIK, from the coding sequence ATTGAAAAGATTGTTTCAAGATATGTCGACATACTTGAACATTATATACAAACACATGATGAAAAAGATTTAGAACCGATACAGGCGCTCAGTTTTGAAGCGATTGAGTTAGATATATCACCGGAAGAAATAGTAATGCTGCATAAAGATATTATAAACGAAAAAACTTATAATGCAGTGGAACAACAGTACGGTATGGATGTATTAACGGAAATGATAATCGGATTCGGTTTTACGTATCGAGATTATAAAGCGCTCGTTAAAGTGATGGAAGCACACGATAAAGAGATGGATGTCGCTGTAAGTTTGCAGTCAACGATGTTAAAGACGCACATACCACAACTTGAAAAGATTGAAATCGGTGCAATTAGCGTGCCAGCACATCGCGTAAATGGGGATTACTTTAACTTAATTGATCATAAAGATGGCACGATGAGTTTCGCTGTAGCAGACGTCATTGGTAAAGGAATACCGGCAGCACTTGCAATGAGTATGATTAAGTTCGGTATGGACTCATATGGACATTCACAACTACCGAGTGATGGTTTGAAACGTCTGAACCGAGTTGTTGAGAAAAACGTCAATCAGAATATGTTCGTGACGATGTTTTACGGTTTATATGAGGAAGTAAATAATAAATTTTATTATGCTTCAGCAGGTCATGAACCAGGACATCTCTATAGAAGTAAGACGGACACGTTTGAAGAATTAAGCGCACGCGGACTCGTGTTAGGCATACATCCTTCAACGCGTTATGACCAGGAAGAAATTGATATTGAGATCGGTGATATGGTCATTGTTTTTACAGACGGTGTATCTGAAATTCGTAAGATGGACGGAACATTTATAAACACGCAGGAACTGCTCAACTTAATTGGGAAATATAAGGATCTGCATCCTCAGGATATCGTTCAGATTGTGTATGAAGAACTGCTTAAAATTGGTGATCCTAAGAAAAAAGATGACTTAACAATATTAATTATAAAAAGAATAAAATAA
- the rsbW gene encoding anti-sigma B factor RsbW: MEKYDYVEMRFPAAAEYVGLVRLTLSGILNRAGASYDDIEDTKIAVSEAVTNAVKHAYKDDVKGDVLVGYVIFGDKVEVIVSDSGTSFDYERTKSELGPYNENENVDFIREGGLGLFLIESLMDEVNVKKDSGVTISMTKYITGEQV; the protein is encoded by the coding sequence ATGGAAAAGTATGATTATGTTGAAATGAGATTCCCGGCAGCTGCAGAATACGTAGGTTTAGTGCGATTAACATTATCAGGTATTCTTAATCGAGCAGGTGCTTCTTATGATGATATTGAAGATACAAAAATTGCAGTGAGTGAAGCGGTGACAAATGCCGTGAAACATGCTTACAAAGATGACGTTAAAGGTGATGTATTAGTAGGTTACGTAATCTTTGGAGATAAAGTTGAAGTTATCGTATCTGATTCTGGAACAAGTTTTGATTACGAGCGTACAAAATCAGAGCTTGGACCATATAATGAGAACGAGAATGTTGATTTTATCCGTGAAGGTGGATTAGGGTTATTCTTAATCGAGTCTTTAATGGATGAAGTAAACGTTAAGAAAGATAGCGGTGTTACAATTAGTATGACGAAGTATATTACGGGGGAGCAGGTGTAG
- the tsaB gene encoding tRNA (adenosine(37)-N6)-threonylcarbamoyltransferase complex dimerization subunit type 1 TsaB, producing the protein MKLLHIDTSNQPLSVSITDGDSVLAEFNSGMRINHSITLMSQVESLLKYTGLTMKDIEGVTVAHGPGSYTGLRIGVTAAKTLAYTLDIPLYSVSSLAALAATVRMHEFLLIPVFDARRNHVYAGMYRYKGVKLEMIEEDQYISIDELNEKLKQQHLPYIFLGMDAVKLEASLKGPVFYCIPRSAEMRRLIDTNDPVNVHAFEPTYLRISEAERNWLSSQD; encoded by the coding sequence ATGAAATTACTGCACATTGATACGAGTAATCAGCCACTTTCTGTAAGTATTACAGATGGAGATAGCGTACTCGCTGAGTTTAACAGCGGTATGCGTATTAATCATTCTATTACTTTAATGAGTCAAGTTGAAAGCTTATTGAAATATACAGGTCTAACGATGAAAGATATTGAAGGTGTTACTGTAGCACATGGTCCAGGCTCTTATACAGGGCTTCGTATCGGTGTAACGGCAGCTAAAACTTTGGCATATACTCTGGATATTCCTTTGTACTCAGTATCTAGTCTTGCAGCTTTAGCAGCAACAGTCAGAATGCATGAATTTTTATTAATCCCTGTTTTTGATGCGCGTAGAAACCACGTATATGCAGGTATGTATCGTTATAAAGGTGTTAAGCTGGAAATGATTGAAGAGGACCAGTATATCTCAATTGATGAATTAAATGAAAAATTAAAACAGCAGCACTTACCGTATATATTTTTAGGGATGGATGCCGTTAAACTGGAAGCATCGTTAAAAGGTCCTGTGTTTTACTGCATTCCAAGAAGTGCTGAAATGCGTCGTTTAATAGATACGAATGATCCAGTTAATGTTCATGCATTTGAACCGACGTATTTAAGAATATCGGAGGCGGAGCGTAATTGGTTGAGCAGTCAGGATTAA
- the alr gene encoding alanine racemase has product MSDRFYRPTFVNVNLDAIGQNYKSISKLHPQKTAIVVIKADGYGLGAVNIAKYLMAQGAEFFAVATMDEAIELRMHGVKAKILVLGVVEPMHIRQASRHRLALTAPSAEWIMRAAQYLDEADKSVWLHVKVDTGMGRIGIRDKSEYEEAVARIGEVEQFIFEGVYTHFSVADEVNDATEAMYHRFLTIIQDNKPEYIHCQNSAAALRYGCSECNAFRLGLSLYGYYPSEFIQSVSKVKLIPAMQLVSTVCFVKQIEPGDTVSYGRTYIAAESEFVATFPIGYADGLPRMMQGYHINLNGVQVPIVGRICMDQMMVRVPSNTSIGMQAIIIDNKHDSNQSLESAASKLNTITYEVLTSIGRRLPKRYYLNEDVEVYNELMK; this is encoded by the coding sequence ATGAGTGATAGGTTTTATCGTCCTACATTTGTAAATGTAAATTTAGATGCTATTGGTCAGAATTATAAAAGTATTAGTAAACTTCATCCGCAGAAGACAGCGATTGTGGTAATTAAAGCAGATGGATATGGATTAGGTGCTGTGAACATTGCAAAGTATTTAATGGCACAGGGCGCTGAGTTCTTTGCTGTTGCGACAATGGATGAAGCGATAGAACTTCGTATGCATGGCGTTAAAGCGAAGATATTAGTACTTGGAGTCGTTGAACCGATGCATATACGTCAGGCATCGCGTCACCGATTAGCATTAACAGCACCGAGTGCCGAATGGATTATGCGTGCTGCGCAATATTTGGATGAAGCGGATAAGTCTGTATGGCTGCATGTTAAGGTTGATACAGGTATGGGAAGAATCGGTATTCGTGATAAATCTGAATATGAGGAAGCGGTAGCACGAATTGGTGAAGTTGAGCAGTTTATATTTGAGGGTGTGTATACGCACTTTAGTGTAGCTGATGAAGTCAATGATGCAACTGAAGCGATGTATCATAGATTTTTAACAATAATACAGGATAATAAGCCGGAGTATATACATTGTCAGAACAGTGCTGCTGCACTTAGGTATGGTTGCTCTGAGTGCAATGCATTCAGGCTTGGTTTAAGTTTATACGGTTACTATCCTTCTGAATTTATTCAGTCTGTAAGTAAAGTAAAGTTAATCCCTGCAATGCAGCTCGTTTCAACGGTATGCTTTGTGAAACAGATTGAGCCGGGTGATACGGTCAGCTATGGCAGAACGTACATAGCAGCTGAAAGTGAATTCGTTGCGACGTTCCCGATAGGTTATGCAGACGGTCTGCCGCGCATGATGCAAGGCTATCATATTAATTTAAATGGTGTTCAAGTACCGATTGTTGGTCGCATCTGTATGGATCAGATGATGGTGCGTGTACCAAGTAATACATCAATAGGTATGCAGGCGATAATTATTGATAATAAACATGATAGTAATCAGTCATTAGAAAGTGCTGCATCTAAGTTAAACACTATAACGTATGAAGTATTAACTTCTATTGGGCGCAGATTACCAAAACGTTATTACTTAAATGAGGATGTTGAAGTATATAACGAACTCATGAAATAA
- a CDS encoding Tex family protein has product MEQHVMQLIQEKLPYKKAQITSVLKLLEEKNTVPFIARYRKEITGGLDEVEIKEIETEYRYMENLQKRKEDVIRSIEEQGMLTDELKNEIMEQTKLQRVEDLYRPFKQKKKTRATEAKRKGLAPLAEVMLAYGNAENEASKFITEEVTTVEDAINGAIDIIAEMISDEPKYRVFILGYVEQNGEVTTTKKKKAEDEKGIFEMYYEYSERINKIVPHRILAINRGEKEDVLKVDITVDETAIQRYLKKQMMQQESKFIERAIEDSLKRLILPSIHREIRNELTEKAEAQAIDIFAVNLENLLLQAPLKGKMILGLDPAYRTGCKLAIINPFGTFVEKDVVYPHPPVSEKGKAKQKVLNLIQKHNIELVAIGNGTASRESEQFIAEIIKENNLLTKYIIVNEAGASVYSASDLARAEFPNFQVEERSAVSIGRRVQDPLSELVKIDPKSIGVGQYQHDVNQKALNEALTFVVETAVNKVGVNVNTASAPLLQYVSGLSKTVAENIINYRIENGPIKHHKEIAKIPRLGKKTFEQSIGFMRIPDGEEPLDNTGIHPESYKATYALLKKLSLSADDLGSEALKGAISKINIQETAEELNIGVPTLEDIIAALMAPGRDPREDFETPLLKSDVLTIEDLRKGMKLSGTVRNVVDFGAFVDIGVKQDGLVHISKLANRYVNHPTDVVSVGDIVDVWIEDIMLDKGKVALTMKNPDGQ; this is encoded by the coding sequence ATGGAACAACATGTGATGCAATTAATACAGGAGAAATTACCATATAAGAAAGCGCAGATTACTTCAGTGCTGAAATTACTGGAAGAGAAAAATACAGTACCATTTATCGCGCGTTACCGTAAAGAAATTACGGGTGGACTAGATGAAGTTGAAATAAAAGAGATAGAAACAGAATATCGCTATATGGAAAATCTTCAGAAACGTAAAGAAGATGTCATTCGTTCTATTGAAGAGCAGGGTATGCTGACAGATGAACTGAAAAATGAGATTATGGAACAGACGAAACTTCAGCGTGTTGAAGATTTATATCGTCCATTTAAACAAAAGAAGAAAACGCGAGCGACAGAAGCGAAACGTAAAGGGCTGGCGCCTTTAGCAGAAGTGATGCTTGCTTACGGCAATGCAGAAAATGAAGCGTCGAAGTTTATTACTGAAGAAGTGACAACTGTAGAAGATGCAATTAATGGAGCAATTGATATTATTGCAGAGATGATTTCTGATGAACCGAAATATCGAGTATTTATATTAGGATACGTAGAGCAAAACGGTGAAGTTACGACAACGAAGAAAAAGAAAGCCGAAGATGAAAAGGGTATATTCGAAATGTATTACGAATATAGCGAACGCATTAACAAAATTGTACCGCACCGTATATTAGCAATTAACCGTGGTGAGAAAGAAGATGTGCTGAAAGTAGATATTACTGTTGATGAAACTGCAATACAACGCTATTTGAAAAAACAGATGATGCAGCAGGAGAGTAAGTTTATTGAACGTGCGATTGAAGACAGTCTGAAGCGTTTAATTCTACCTTCAATTCACCGCGAAATTCGAAATGAACTAACTGAAAAAGCAGAAGCACAGGCGATAGACATATTCGCTGTAAACTTAGAAAACTTACTGCTGCAGGCACCGCTTAAAGGTAAGATGATTCTCGGGTTAGATCCTGCTTATCGTACGGGATGTAAGTTAGCAATTATTAACCCATTTGGCACATTCGTAGAAAAAGATGTTGTATACCCGCATCCTCCTGTCAGTGAAAAAGGAAAAGCAAAACAAAAAGTATTGAACTTAATTCAAAAACATAATATAGAGCTTGTAGCAATCGGTAATGGAACTGCAAGTCGGGAGTCGGAACAGTTTATTGCAGAGATTATTAAAGAAAACAACTTACTGACGAAGTATATTATCGTTAACGAAGCAGGAGCATCTGTATATTCGGCAAGCGACTTAGCACGCGCAGAATTCCCGAACTTCCAGGTAGAAGAACGTAGTGCTGTTTCAATCGGGCGTCGTGTACAGGATCCTTTATCAGAACTTGTTAAAATTGATCCGAAATCAATAGGAGTAGGACAATATCAGCACGATGTAAATCAGAAAGCGTTGAACGAAGCATTAACATTCGTTGTAGAAACTGCGGTAAACAAAGTAGGCGTGAATGTAAATACTGCTTCTGCACCACTACTGCAATATGTATCGGGATTATCAAAGACAGTTGCAGAAAACATTATTAACTACAGAATTGAAAACGGTCCGATTAAACATCATAAAGAAATCGCAAAAATTCCTAGACTCGGAAAGAAAACATTCGAACAAAGTATTGGGTTCATGCGTATTCCTGACGGTGAAGAGCCATTAGACAATACCGGTATTCACCCGGAAAGTTATAAAGCGACATATGCACTACTTAAAAAGCTGTCGTTATCAGCAGATGACCTCGGAAGTGAAGCCTTAAAGGGCGCAATCAGCAAAATAAATATTCAGGAGACTGCAGAGGAACTCAATATCGGTGTACCGACACTTGAAGATATTATAGCTGCACTTATGGCACCGGGCCGAGATCCACGTGAAGACTTTGAAACACCATTGCTGAAATCAGATGTGTTAACTATAGAAGACTTAAGAAAAGGTATGAAACTATCCGGAACAGTACGCAATGTTGTAGACTTCGGTGCCTTTGTTGATATTGGTGTGAAACAAGATGGGTTAGTGCACATATCTAAGCTTGCAAATCGCTACGTTAACCACCCGACTGACGTTGTATCTGTTGGAGATATCGTTGATGTATGGATTGAAGATATTATGCTTGATAAAGGTAAAGTAGCACTTACGATGAAAAATCCTGATGGACAATAA
- a CDS encoding type II toxin-antitoxin system PemK/MazF family toxin, with the protein MKRGDVYLADLSPVKGSEQGGKRPVVIIQNNIGNKYSPTVIVAAITAKINKAKIPTHVEIGKTSHHLEKDSVILLEQIRTIDKNRLIDHLTVLDKVKMKEVDVALAISLGLSIESE; encoded by the coding sequence ATGAAACGTGGAGATGTTTATTTAGCTGATTTGTCACCGGTAAAGGGATCAGAACAAGGCGGTAAACGCCCTGTTGTCATTATTCAGAACAATATAGGTAATAAATATAGCCCAACAGTAATTGTCGCGGCAATTACAGCAAAGATTAACAAAGCAAAGATTCCCACCCACGTTGAAATCGGAAAGACGAGTCATCACCTGGAAAAGGATTCGGTAATTCTGTTGGAACAAATAAGAACGATAGATAAGAATAGATTGATTGATCATTTAACTGTATTAGATAAAGTGAAGATGAAAGAAGTGGATGTTGCGCTTGCAATTAGTCTAGGATTATCAATAGAGAGTGAATAG
- the rimI gene encoding ribosomal protein S18-alanine N-acetyltransferase, whose protein sequence is MELSDVPAVYDIEQKAFPSGSWTLDAFYHELEKNEFAHYFVLVIDEAVIGYLGMWIVVDQAQITTVAINEQFRGFGYGKLLLEYVINYARITCEMMSLEVRIENNAARGLYESLGFTYGGTRRDYYGPGEDAKVMWVKLR, encoded by the coding sequence ATGGAACTCAGTGATGTTCCAGCAGTTTATGATATTGAACAAAAGGCATTTCCGAGTGGTTCATGGACGCTCGATGCATTTTATCATGAACTGGAGAAGAATGAGTTTGCGCATTATTTTGTGCTTGTTATAGATGAAGCTGTTATTGGTTATTTAGGGATGTGGATAGTAGTCGATCAGGCGCAGATTACGACTGTTGCAATTAATGAGCAGTTTAGAGGATTCGGATACGGAAAATTACTACTTGAATATGTAATAAATTACGCACGAATTACATGTGAGATGATGAGCTTAGAAGTTAGAATAGAGAATAACGCGGCACGAGGATTATATGAGAGTCTTGGATTTACTTACGGTGGCACAAGACGAGATTATTATGGTCCTGGTGAAGATGCGAAAGTGATGTGGGTGAAATTACGATGA